The Celeribacter marinus genome window below encodes:
- a CDS encoding GlcG/HbpS family heme-binding protein, giving the protein MKRFTSAALMALALAAPTFTPATAQDEDSAFVTFQVLKPEVALTAAVAAMESCRDAGYQVGVMVVDRFGLPQAYVRDRYAGLHVFETARRKAWTAVSFRTDTMSLGETTAPDGMMGAIRDLSEPLALGGGLVIEAAGSIVAGIGVSGAPGPDLDAVCAEAGIDAILDEIAF; this is encoded by the coding sequence ATGAAACGCTTCACATCCGCCGCACTCATGGCACTCGCCCTTGCGGCACCGACATTTACACCCGCGACCGCCCAAGACGAGGACAGCGCCTTTGTCACGTTTCAGGTGCTCAAACCCGAAGTGGCCCTGACCGCCGCAGTCGCAGCCATGGAATCGTGTCGCGATGCGGGATACCAAGTGGGTGTGATGGTGGTGGATCGTTTTGGCCTACCACAAGCCTACGTGCGTGATCGCTATGCCGGTCTGCACGTGTTTGAAACCGCACGCCGCAAGGCATGGACCGCCGTGTCCTTTCGCACCGACACCATGTCACTGGGCGAGACAACCGCGCCTGACGGTATGATGGGTGCCATTCGTGACCTGTCCGAACCACTCGCATTGGGCGGCGGGCTTGTGATTGAGGCCGCAGGCTCTATAGTAGCGGGAATTGGTGTCTCTGGTGCCCCTGGTCCGGATTTGGACGCAGTGTGCGCCGAGGCGGGAATAGACGCCATCCTAGATGAAATAGCGTTTTAA
- a CDS encoding ArsR/SmtB family transcription factor: MDHQQSTLPTITPDMSPDDMDMIMRNACDASQLLKALSHEGRLMILCHLVTGEKSVTELEELLSARQAAVSQQLARLRLEGLVTPRRDGKAIYYSLTDERPKRILEVIYEMFCAPDHEKAKPAS, from the coding sequence ATGGATCATCAACAGTCGACATTGCCGACAATCACACCTGACATGTCCCCTGACGACATGGACATGATTATGCGCAACGCGTGCGATGCGTCTCAACTGCTCAAAGCGTTGAGCCATGAGGGCCGTCTCATGATTTTGTGTCATCTGGTGACGGGCGAAAAGTCTGTCACCGAGCTCGAAGAGTTGTTGTCGGCACGCCAAGCTGCGGTCAGCCAGCAACTGGCCCGTTTGCGCCTTGAGGGTCTGGTGACCCCGCGACGCGACGGAAAGGCGATCTACTATTCCTTGACGGATGAGCGTCCCAAACGCATCCTCGAAGTGATCTATGAGATGTTTTGTGCACCAGATCACGAAAAGGCGAAACCTGCCTCATAG
- a CDS encoding YeeE/YedE family protein, producing MLDTLEPGTIAALIGLFGGLLLGLAARLGRFCSMGAIEDALYQGSDLRARQWGIAIGVALIGTGAMISLGLFDPTMTSYLSMKWYPLASIAGGVMFGYGMALAGNCGFGALARLGGGDLRNFVIVTVMGLGTYVTLNGPLAALRVALFPPVPASAPPTFMSWGLSPYIIGALVLAGSLSSKAFRADGKLILWGVLVGLAVVSGWAGTAWLSQAAFEAEPVSSHTFAAPIGDTMFYLMTSTASSLNFGVGSVTGVIIGAAIGSTIKGHFRWEACEDPRELKRQILGAALMGIGAVVSFGCTVGQGLSAMSVLAYAAPVTVASIVAGAAIGLRQLIYGISFAR from the coding sequence ATGCTAGACACGCTTGAACCCGGAACGATTGCCGCACTGATCGGTCTGTTTGGTGGTCTGTTGCTCGGCCTTGCCGCTCGTTTGGGGCGGTTTTGCTCCATGGGCGCGATTGAGGACGCCTTGTACCAAGGCTCGGACTTGCGCGCCCGCCAATGGGGGATAGCTATCGGGGTCGCTCTAATTGGCACAGGCGCAATGATCTCCCTTGGTCTGTTCGACCCCACCATGACCTCTTATCTGTCCATGAAATGGTATCCCCTCGCCTCAATCGCTGGTGGCGTGATGTTTGGCTATGGCATGGCGCTGGCGGGCAATTGCGGCTTTGGGGCGTTGGCGCGCCTTGGCGGCGGTGATTTGCGCAACTTCGTGATTGTCACAGTCATGGGGTTGGGCACTTACGTCACCCTCAACGGCCCGCTTGCCGCCTTGCGCGTGGCCCTGTTCCCGCCTGTCCCGGCGAGTGCGCCGCCCACGTTCATGTCTTGGGGCCTGTCGCCCTACATCATAGGGGCGCTTGTCCTCGCGGGATCGCTCTCATCAAAGGCCTTTCGCGCTGACGGCAAACTGATCCTCTGGGGTGTGCTCGTGGGCCTTGCGGTCGTCTCGGGTTGGGCTGGCACCGCATGGCTGTCCCAAGCGGCGTTCGAGGCCGAACCTGTGTCCTCGCATACGTTTGCAGCGCCAATCGGCGACACGATGTTTTACCTGATGACCTCCACCGCCTCGTCGCTCAATTTCGGGGTCGGCTCTGTCACAGGGGTCATCATAGGCGCGGCCATAGGCTCGACGATCAAAGGCCATTTCAGATGGGAAGCCTGCGAAGATCCGCGCGAATTGAAACGTCAAATCCTTGGCGCGGCGCTCATGGGGATCGGCGCAGTCGTGTCGTTTGGATGTACGGTCGGACAGGGTCTGTCTGCGATGTCGGTGCTGGCCTATGCCGCCCCCGTCACCGTGGCCTCTATCGTTGCGGGCGCCGCCATCGGGTTGCGCCAATTGATCTACGGGATTTCATTTGCCAGATAA
- a CDS encoding glycerate kinase type-2 family protein, producing MSDPRHHALQIFQAGVAQADPAQAVVKALAGRRFHNPLVIAIGKAARTMAEAAMQHVDADMVVVVTNYENASPLEGAEVHAASHPVPDIQGARAALRIEQVLAHAKGEVLALISGGGSALLPAPVTGVSLEDKAEVNRLLLASGADIVTMNLVRQHLSRLKGGGLLRAAYPSKVTTLVLSDVVSDDFRAIASGPTVSPIGSPQDAVAALKAFEVWDHLPASVRAHLEQVVPDMGALPDSDIELVGSNSQSVAAMARAAGGGVTHGVHVFPVPLEGDVAAAAEVIVDCVTQNGIYLFGGETTVKLKGDGLGGRNQELALRVAQLADARGLTDYVFLSGGTDGRDGPTDAAGGLVDDGTLARLRAAGVDLDDVLARNDSYHALKAAGDLLQIGATGTNVADLQVLIKA from the coding sequence ATGTCCGATCCGCGCCACCATGCATTGCAGATTTTCCAAGCCGGTGTTGCTCAGGCCGATCCTGCGCAGGCCGTGGTAAAGGCATTGGCGGGGCGTAGGTTTCATAACCCGTTGGTCATCGCTATTGGCAAGGCGGCGCGCACGATGGCTGAGGCCGCAATGCAGCACGTCGACGCGGATATGGTTGTTGTTGTGACCAACTATGAAAACGCATCGCCCCTTGAGGGGGCAGAGGTCCATGCGGCCAGTCACCCTGTGCCAGATATCCAAGGGGCGCGCGCGGCGTTGCGCATTGAACAGGTTTTGGCCCATGCCAAGGGCGAGGTATTGGCGCTCATTTCCGGTGGCGGATCGGCTCTTTTGCCCGCGCCGGTGACGGGGGTGAGCCTTGAGGATAAGGCTGAGGTGAACCGGCTGTTGCTGGCATCGGGTGCCGACATTGTGACGATGAATCTGGTGCGCCAACACTTGTCACGGCTCAAAGGCGGTGGGCTGTTGCGTGCGGCTTACCCGTCCAAGGTCACAACATTGGTTCTGTCCGATGTGGTTAGCGACGATTTTAGAGCCATTGCATCAGGCCCCACCGTATCGCCAATTGGCTCTCCGCAAGACGCCGTGGCCGCCCTCAAGGCGTTTGAAGTGTGGGATCATTTGCCCGCCTCCGTGCGCGCACATCTTGAGCAGGTCGTGCCCGACATGGGCGCGCTGCCTGACAGCGATATTGAGTTGGTCGGCTCCAACTCACAGTCCGTGGCCGCTATGGCGCGCGCGGCGGGGGGCGGTGTGACGCACGGCGTTCATGTGTTCCCTGTGCCGCTTGAGGGCGATGTGGCTGCGGCCGCCGAGGTCATCGTGGACTGCGTCACGCAGAATGGGATCTACCTGTTCGGTGGTGAAACGACTGTGAAGCTCAAAGGGGACGGCCTTGGTGGGCGCAACCAAGAGCTTGCGCTGCGCGTGGCTCAACTTGCGGATGCGCGCGGACTGACAGATTACGTGTTTCTCTCGGGGGGAACGGACGGGCGTGACGGGCCAACGGATGCGGCGGGCGGACTGGTGGATGATGGCACGCTTGCGCGACTGCGGGCGGCGGGTGTGGACCTTGATGATGTCTTGGCCCGTAACGACAGCTATCACGCGCTCAAGGCCGCGGGGGATTTGCTTCAGATCGGAGCGACAGGGACCAACGTTGCTGATTTGCAAGTGTTGATCAAAGCGTAG
- a CDS encoding pyridoxamine 5'-phosphate oxidase family protein — translation MNDADLPTWSHDLAQLFNASWAVLLPQSVSSRVDARLATLATLGDDGAPQARGVVLRAADPARCTVDVFTDAATQKCDEIMADPRAALTLWREDVLLQIRLRGTIDIIEGALAQEAWAGLSDRALPDYGVSPKPGTPITDADAYTRSADAARFAILRLTVETMDVVSLNRPTHTRAFYTRHDDWRGAWRAP, via the coding sequence ATGAATGATGCAGATTTACCCACTTGGTCGCACGATCTTGCCCAATTGTTCAACGCAAGTTGGGCAGTGCTCTTACCCCAATCCGTGAGTTCCCGTGTTGACGCGCGGCTTGCCACATTGGCCACCCTTGGCGATGATGGCGCACCACAAGCACGCGGCGTTGTGCTGCGCGCGGCCGATCCCGCTCGCTGCACCGTCGATGTTTTTACCGATGCCGCCACGCAAAAGTGCGACGAGATCATGGCGGACCCGCGCGCGGCCCTCACGCTTTGGCGCGAGGATGTGTTGCTCCAGATTCGGTTGCGCGGCACCATCGACATTATTGAGGGCGCATTGGCCCAAGAGGCATGGGCCGGTTTGAGCGACCGCGCCCTACCAGATTACGGTGTGAGCCCAAAACCCGGCACGCCGATCACAGACGCGGATGCCTACACGCGTAGCGCCGATGCCGCACGTTTTGCGATTTTGCGCCTCACCGTGGAGACGATGGATGTGGTGTCCTTGAACCGCCCCACACATACGCGCGCCTTTTACACACGCCACGACGACTGGCGCGGCGCGTGGCGCGCGCCATAA
- the selD gene encoding selenide, water dikinase SelD, with product MHDLPLTRELVLIGGGHTHALVLKRWGMKPLAGVRVTVINPGPVAAYSGMLPGFVAGHYTHSDLELDLVRLARFAGARVVMARATKIDRKAKLIHIEGRAPLRYDVASIDIGITSDMPDLAGFDAHGIAAKPLEHFAARWDSYRADVAAGLAAPQICVIGGGVAGAELAMAMAHALKGADDLSVTLIDRGEILEEFRAPTRRALLAALTDVGVALRPNTAIGNIEADHLTLTDGTTIASHFTLGAAGARPYGWLKETGLTIVQGYVRVGPTLQSSDPNIFAVGDCAHLAHAPRPKAGVFAVRQAPVLFDNLRILLSEQRGATKKSLYHPQKDYLKLISLGDKSALADKNGLRLKGAAMWRWKDRIDRTFMARLTTLKPMRPLVLPDLVAAGLRDEVEGKSPMCGACGAKVGGDILARVLHDDTDLKRDDIVRLKGDDAAVLTHGAAYGGSRQVISVDHLRSFVADPVMMTQITAIHALGDVWSMGAQPQSALATITLPRMAPPLQEAWLSEIMATARTVFAKEGAQIIGGHTSMGAEFSIGFTVTGLADTPMTLNGAKDGDQIIVTKPIGTGVILAAEMAMLASGRDVAAAYASMALSSGEAATILSGAHAMTDVTGFGLAGHLLGICRASGVSATLTLSNIPVLDGALALSQSGIASTIAPANRAYSAQYEGPNGPLADLLFDPQTAGGLLACVGAGGAQNLIKKLKKSGYSAAIIGEITTSDETGPRLTARP from the coding sequence ATGCACGACCTTCCTTTGACCCGAGAGCTCGTCTTGATTGGCGGCGGTCATACCCACGCGCTTGTGCTCAAACGTTGGGGTATGAAACCTCTTGCGGGGGTGCGGGTCACGGTCATCAATCCCGGTCCTGTTGCCGCCTATTCCGGCATGTTGCCGGGCTTTGTGGCGGGACATTACACGCATTCAGACCTAGAATTGGATCTGGTGCGTTTGGCACGGTTTGCCGGCGCGCGCGTTGTGATGGCACGCGCCACAAAAATAGACCGCAAGGCTAAATTGATCCACATTGAGGGCCGCGCGCCCCTTCGGTATGATGTGGCCTCCATCGACATTGGCATCACCTCGGATATGCCTGATCTTGCTGGATTTGACGCCCATGGCATTGCCGCCAAACCCCTTGAACACTTTGCCGCTCGCTGGGACAGCTACCGCGCGGATGTCGCCGCGGGCCTCGCCGCACCACAGATCTGTGTGATTGGTGGTGGTGTTGCGGGGGCGGAACTTGCCATGGCGATGGCCCATGCTCTCAAAGGCGCGGACGATCTAAGCGTCACACTGATCGATCGCGGCGAGATCCTCGAAGAGTTCCGTGCCCCCACGCGGCGCGCCCTTTTGGCGGCCCTCACGGATGTGGGCGTGGCGCTACGGCCCAATACGGCCATTGGCAATATCGAGGCGGATCACCTCACCCTCACCGATGGAACCACGATCGCGTCGCATTTTACACTCGGTGCAGCGGGTGCGCGCCCTTATGGGTGGCTAAAAGAGACCGGCCTCACCATCGTTCAAGGTTACGTGCGGGTTGGTCCCACGCTTCAATCCTCCGACCCGAATATTTTCGCCGTGGGCGATTGCGCCCATCTGGCCCATGCACCGCGCCCAAAGGCCGGCGTCTTTGCCGTGCGCCAAGCGCCCGTCCTGTTCGACAACCTGCGCATTTTGCTTTCTGAGCAGCGCGGCGCGACGAAAAAGAGCCTGTATCATCCGCAAAAAGACTACCTCAAGCTGATCTCCCTTGGCGACAAGAGCGCCCTCGCGGACAAAAACGGACTACGCCTCAAAGGTGCTGCAATGTGGCGGTGGAAAGATCGTATCGACCGCACATTCATGGCTCGCCTCACCACTCTAAAACCAATGCGCCCACTCGTGTTGCCCGATCTGGTCGCCGCCGGACTACGTGATGAGGTTGAGGGCAAAAGCCCGATGTGTGGCGCATGTGGCGCAAAGGTTGGCGGAGATATTCTTGCCCGTGTTCTACACGACGACACGGACCTCAAGCGCGACGATATTGTGCGTCTGAAGGGGGACGATGCGGCCGTCTTGACCCATGGCGCAGCCTACGGCGGGTCGCGCCAAGTGATCTCTGTCGATCATCTACGCAGCTTTGTGGCCGATCCCGTGATGATGACACAGATCACCGCCATTCACGCCTTGGGCGATGTGTGGTCGATGGGTGCACAGCCACAATCCGCCCTCGCCACGATCACGCTACCGCGCATGGCCCCGCCACTCCAAGAGGCGTGGCTGTCAGAAATCATGGCAACCGCACGGACGGTGTTTGCCAAAGAGGGGGCGCAAATCATCGGCGGTCACACGTCGATGGGGGCCGAGTTTTCGATCGGGTTTACAGTCACAGGTCTTGCAGACACGCCAATGACGCTCAACGGCGCGAAGGACGGCGACCAAATCATCGTGACCAAACCCATCGGCACAGGCGTCATATTGGCCGCTGAAATGGCAATGCTCGCCTCTGGACGCGATGTGGCCGCCGCCTACGCGTCGATGGCGCTCTCATCTGGCGAAGCGGCAACGATCTTGAGCGGTGCGCATGCCATGACGGATGTAACGGGATTTGGCCTTGCGGGGCATTTGCTCGGGATATGTCGCGCGAGCGGCGTCAGCGCCACGCTCACGTTGTCAAACATTCCCGTGCTCGACGGCGCGTTGGCGCTTTCGCAATCTGGGATCGCCTCGACGATTGCGCCTGCCAATCGCGCCTATAGCGCCCAGTACGAGGGGCCAAACGGACCGCTGGCGGATCTGTTGTTCGACCCCCAAACCGCCGGCGGATTGCTTGCCTGCGTGGGCGCGGGTGGTGCGCAAAACCTAATTAAGAAACTCAAAAAATCCGGCTACAGTGCGGCGATCATCGGGGAGATCACAACCTCAGACGAGACAGGCCCGCGCCTTACAGCGAGGCCATAA
- the mnmH gene encoding tRNA 2-selenouridine(34) synthase MnmH, translating into MTQAFSSIRDFVAAPFDTTIDVRAPSEFAQDHVPGAINLPVLSDDERAQVGTIYVQQSPFLARKIGGALVARNAATHIEGPLAEFEGNWKPRIYCWRGGQRSNSFATILRQIGWRVDVVEGGYKAWRRMVVRALYTDPLPHKLILIDGNTGTAKTDLIARVNAQGGQVLDLEGLANHRGSIFGGLGTQPSQKAFESALAVALSELDPAKPTLVEAESSRIGNVSVPASVWAVMCDAPRIEVTAPLSSRAVYLAQAYADIVQDAALLEKLLAKLVTFQGYDVVDGWQELARTGNFVDLAGGLMAQHYDPRYKRSREKHTPTVSATIDLCDMAVEARDVAATRIIDVMASL; encoded by the coding sequence ATGACCCAAGCATTTTCCTCCATCCGTGACTTTGTCGCGGCTCCGTTCGACACAACGATTGATGTGCGCGCCCCGTCCGAGTTCGCGCAGGACCATGTCCCCGGTGCGATCAACCTTCCGGTGTTAAGCGATGACGAGCGCGCGCAGGTTGGGACAATCTATGTGCAGCAATCGCCCTTTCTGGCGCGCAAAATTGGGGGCGCCTTGGTGGCGCGCAATGCCGCGACCCATATTGAGGGGCCATTGGCCGAGTTTGAGGGCAATTGGAAACCGCGCATCTATTGTTGGCGCGGAGGGCAAAGGTCCAATTCCTTCGCAACGATCCTGCGTCAAATCGGTTGGCGCGTGGATGTGGTCGAGGGCGGCTATAAGGCGTGGCGGCGGATGGTCGTGCGCGCGCTTTATACCGATCCGTTGCCGCACAAACTTATATTGATTGATGGAAATACAGGCACGGCGAAAACTGACCTGATTGCACGGGTCAACGCGCAAGGCGGGCAGGTGCTTGATTTGGAGGGGCTTGCCAATCACCGCGGATCGATTTTTGGCGGCCTTGGCACACAGCCCTCGCAAAAGGCATTCGAAAGCGCGCTTGCGGTCGCATTGTCCGAGCTTGATCCGGCAAAGCCCACGCTTGTTGAGGCGGAAAGTTCGCGTATTGGCAATGTCTCGGTGCCTGCGTCCGTTTGGGCGGTGATGTGTGACGCGCCACGTATTGAGGTCACGGCCCCGCTGTCAAGTCGGGCGGTGTATCTCGCGCAAGCCTACGCTGACATCGTGCAGGATGCGGCGTTGTTGGAAAAACTGCTCGCAAAGCTTGTGACGTTTCAGGGGTATGATGTTGTTGACGGCTGGCAAGAGTTGGCGCGCACGGGCAATTTCGTTGATCTGGCGGGCGGGCTCATGGCGCAGCATTATGATCCGCGTTACAAACGGTCACGCGAAAAACATACCCCGACTGTGAGTGCGACGATTGATCTATGCGATATGGCGGTCGAAGCCCGCGATGTCGCGGCCACGCGCATTATCGACGTTATGGCCTCGCTGTAA
- a CDS encoding DUF2306 domain-containing protein has translation MSVDPFMTAAPVIQVHAIAATLALLLGPVVLYRHRRDRLHKTLGYIWVVAMAVVAMSSFGISGFGLIGPFSPLHLLALFALWSLYVGVRFAIAGNRRAHEKTMRNLYWRGVFVAGVFNFLPGRTLNRMFMDDARQLGWVVIVLGLCVIFWGIWREIRRDTAAKTGAKHPIELSL, from the coding sequence ATGTCCGTTGATCCGTTTATGACCGCCGCACCTGTTATCCAAGTGCATGCAATTGCAGCTACGCTCGCGCTTTTGCTCGGCCCTGTTGTGCTCTACCGTCACCGCCGTGACCGACTGCACAAAACCCTTGGGTATATCTGGGTCGTGGCCATGGCGGTTGTGGCCATGTCGTCGTTCGGGATTTCGGGGTTTGGCCTAATTGGACCTTTTTCGCCGCTGCACCTGTTGGCGCTTTTCGCACTTTGGTCGCTCTATGTTGGTGTGCGCTTTGCCATTGCGGGCAATCGGCGCGCTCACGAGAAAACCATGCGCAATCTGTACTGGCGCGGGGTGTTTGTGGCGGGTGTGTTCAACTTTCTCCCCGGTCGGACACTCAACCGCATGTTTATGGATGACGCACGCCAGTTGGGGTGGGTCGTGATCGTGCTCGGGCTGTGTGTGATCTTTTGGGGCATATGGCGCGAAATTCGCCGTGATACGGCTGCCAAAACCGGCGCTAAGCACCCTATAGAACTTTCCCTCTAA
- a CDS encoding LytTR family DNA-binding domain-containing protein → MNDGKTQVALREWRAYVTRRETLLALGGVSVFVTLAAPFNSGALLSVGARLIYWSLMVCLTFGAGSLVTFTLKHRLDGLPFVMRVFFLGILTSLCVLVVVVIINAMTFGWVPPARDWPLFAATLVGMTILITAAFQYIDTKSAAHTETTTPTGTPLLERLPVDKRGPLVALSVEDHYVRIRTTKGEGLILMRLSDAVREVGETRGAQVHRSHWAAFDHVTAVRRDADRAILTMRTGGEIPVSRAHIKTLKEAGLLPR, encoded by the coding sequence GTGAATGACGGGAAAACGCAAGTCGCGCTTCGTGAATGGCGGGCATATGTGACACGGCGCGAGACGCTTTTGGCACTTGGCGGTGTGAGCGTCTTTGTAACCTTGGCCGCGCCGTTCAACTCTGGTGCGCTTTTGTCCGTTGGTGCGCGCCTGATCTACTGGTCGCTCATGGTCTGCTTGACGTTCGGGGCCGGATCACTTGTCACTTTTACGCTCAAGCACCGTTTGGACGGCCTGCCGTTTGTCATGCGAGTGTTTTTTCTAGGAATACTGACAAGCCTCTGTGTTCTCGTCGTTGTTGTGATCATCAATGCGATGACGTTCGGATGGGTGCCACCCGCGCGAGACTGGCCATTGTTTGCCGCCACGCTTGTCGGGATGACGATTCTGATTACGGCGGCTTTTCAATACATCGACACCAAAAGCGCGGCGCATACAGAAACGACCACCCCAACAGGCACGCCCCTTTTGGAACGGCTCCCCGTCGACAAACGCGGCCCCCTCGTGGCGCTTTCGGTTGAGGATCACTATGTGCGGATTCGGACCACCAAAGGGGAGGGTTTGATCCTGATGCGCCTGAGCGATGCGGTTCGTGAGGTTGGCGAGACCCGCGGCGCACAGGTCCACCGTTCCCATTGGGCGGCCTTTGATCACGTCACGGCCGTGCGACGTGATGCAGATCGCGCTATTTTAACGATGCGCACAGGTGGTGAGATTCCCGTCAGTCGCGCACACATCAAGACACTCAAGGAGGCGGGGCTTTTGCCGCGCTAA
- the lipB gene encoding lipoyl(octanoyl) transferase LipB, translated as MVEWRITNGLTDYDDAVAQMEARADAIARGEADELIWLVEHPPLYTAGTSAKIEDLVEPDRFPVHASKRGGQYTYHGPGQRVAYAMLDVGKRGKDVRKFVADMEAWVIAALAEFNVHGEIREGRVGVWVVRDDKPLTATGAKAEDKIAAIGLRIRKWVSFHGLSINVEPDLSHFGGIVPCGITEHGVTSLVDLGLPVTMDDVDVALKRGFDQVFGAQNAPNGTP; from the coding sequence ATGGTCGAATGGCGCATCACCAACGGGCTGACCGATTACGACGATGCTGTGGCTCAGATGGAGGCGCGCGCCGACGCGATTGCGCGCGGTGAGGCCGACGAGCTGATCTGGCTCGTCGAACACCCACCGCTCTATACCGCAGGCACCTCCGCCAAGATCGAGGATCTTGTCGAGCCTGACCGATTCCCTGTCCACGCGAGCAAACGCGGCGGGCAATACACCTACCACGGACCAGGACAACGGGTGGCTTATGCCATGCTCGACGTGGGAAAACGTGGCAAAGATGTGCGCAAATTCGTCGCCGATATGGAGGCGTGGGTGATTGCCGCCCTCGCAGAATTCAACGTGCACGGCGAAATCCGCGAGGGCCGCGTAGGTGTCTGGGTCGTGCGCGACGACAAACCGCTGACCGCCACAGGGGCCAAAGCCGAGGATAAGATCGCAGCCATTGGTCTGCGGATTCGCAAATGGGTGTCGTTTCACGGATTGTCGATCAACGTCGAACCCGACCTGAGCCATTTTGGCGGTATCGTGCCCTGCGGAATTACCGAGCATGGCGTGACATCGCTTGTCGATTTGGGCCTACCTGTGACCATGGATGACGTCGATGTGGCCTTAAAACGCGGATTTGATCAGGTTTTCGGGGCGCAAAACGCACCCAACGGGACGCCGTAA
- a CDS encoding c-type cytochrome, which translates to MTKLFALTAAALMVSSTASFAAGDAVAGEKGFNKCKSCHMIVDGDNTIVKGGKTGPNLYGIMGTAIASGDFKFGAGISSVAEANPDMVWTEELVAEYVVDPNAFITTYGGNGKSKMTFKLKKGGEDVAAYLASVAPAQ; encoded by the coding sequence ATGACCAAACTTTTTGCCCTCACAGCCGCCGCCCTGATGGTATCCTCGACGGCATCCTTTGCCGCAGGAGACGCGGTCGCCGGTGAAAAAGGCTTCAACAAATGCAAATCCTGTCACATGATTGTTGATGGCGACAACACCATCGTCAAAGGCGGCAAAACCGGCCCGAACCTATATGGCATCATGGGCACCGCGATTGCATCCGGCGACTTCAAATTCGGCGCTGGCATCTCATCCGTAGCCGAGGCGAACCCAGACATGGTTTGGACAGAAGAACTTGTTGCAGAATACGTTGTCGACCCAAACGCTTTTATCACCACTTACGGTGGGAACGGCAAATCCAAGATGACGTTCAAATTGAAAAAGGGCGGCGAAGATGTTGCGGCCTACCTCGCGTCTGTTGCCCCCGCTCAGTAA